ACCCCTTTGTAGTGCTTGATGACCGGAATTCGCGATTGATTTACCACGGCCCTGATCAGGTCTTCCCCCCCTCTTGGGATGATCAGATCAATGTATTCCTCAAGTTGCAGCATCTCATAAACGGCTTCTCTGTCAGTTATCGAAACTACCTGGATGGCCGTCTCGGGCAACGCCTCTTTTCTCAGGACATCCTTGAGGATGTCGGCAATAGCGATATTTGAATGTATCGCCTCGGATCCACCCCTTAAAATGACGGCATTTCCTGACTTCAGGCAGAGGGCGGCAGCATCTACCGTAACATTGGGACGCGATTCATAGATAATCCCGATAACACCGAGAGGGATCCTCATCCTCCCGACAACAAGACCATTGGGCCTTCGCCACATGGAGGTCACTTTCCCCACCGGATCGGGCAGAGCGGCAACTTCACCCAAACCTTTTGCAATACCCTCCACGGTGGCTTCTTTGAGGGTGAGCCTGTCAATCATGGCCCCGGAGAGACCCGCCTGTCTGGCATGTTCCAGGTCCTTCATATTTTCCCTGATGAGATAATTGGTTTGCCCGACGAGCTCCTCCGCCATGGCAATCAGCGCCCTGTCTTTTGTCTCGGAGGATACGTGAGAAAGGGTAACAGCCGCCTTTCTCGCGTTTTTTGCCAGCTCAATCATCTGGGACTTGATGTCCATAGGCTTTCCTTCCTTCAATCGTAATGTACCCCCTTAACGAGGGGGGTAACCGGCTTTTTCAGCAAACATTCAAGCATTGACAAATCAAACGATCTTTGTATATGAATCACAATTTCCTGAAGAAGAAATCATGTATCAGGCAACGACGAAAAGAATATCCATTGTTGTAGTTATTTTACAGAACGTATAAAGTTGTGTCAAGTTTTTAACGGGAGTTAGGGGGCATAGGGTCAGGGGTCAGAAATTGGGAATTAGGGATACCCTGAATCCTGGCCCCTGAACCCTGTTACGGGGGATCGAAGCGATGGACGGTATCCGTATCAAGGCAGGTAAACGGGCCTATCAGATTATTCAAGACGGTGGTTTTAATTTAGACCATGTCACAACCTATGTCGGACCGGCAGTAGGTCCCCGGTGGCTTATCGCCAGTGGCTTCGATCTTACATTATTACAAAATGACGTGCTCGGGCAAAAGAAGCCAGTACTTCTTGTCGGCTCATCGTCTGGCGCATGGCGGTTTGCTGCCTGGCTGCAACCGGAGCCGGAAAAGAGTTACCGTGCCCTCTTGGAAGCCTATATCGCCCTGACCTTCAAAAGAAAAGATAAACCTGCAACTCTCTTGCAGTCCCTAAGTGATGTTGTAAATGCTTACCTCGAAGACGACGCCCTCCCCTTTGCCCTCGCTAACAAGAAGTATCGCCTGGCAATCATCACCTCCCGGGCAAGACACCTTGTGGCTTCCAAGATAAAATGGGTGCAGCAGCTCGGTCTCGGGATCTGTTTTGTTCTGAACGCGATAAACCGCTCTTTCCTGTATGGATTTGCCGAACGTGTCGTGTTTTATAATGGACCAAAACCCCCCTATTTCTGCCTCCGGGATGATTTCCGGGGTCAGTATATTCCCCTAAGTGAAATCAATTTCAAGCATGTTGTCCTGGCATCCGGTGCCATTCCCCTTGTTGTTACTGGTGTCAGAGATATCTATGGCGCGCCAAGGGGTGTTTACCGGGACGGGGGACTGACAGATTACCATTTGAGCCATAATTATGCGGCAAAAGACGATGAAACAATACTCTTTTTTCACCATCAGGAACGGCTCATACCCGGCTGGCTGGATAAGAAGCTCAACTATCGTCGTCCGGCAGCCGATATTCTTGAAAATGTGTTAATGGTGTACCCTTCCAGGGAATTTATCGAGAAATTGCCGGGAGGAAAGATACCGGATAGAGATGATTTTGTGATTTTTCTCGATGACCCTGCCCGACGAACGAAAAACTGGCGGCAGGTTGTGAAA
This Syntrophales bacterium DNA region includes the following protein-coding sequences:
- a CDS encoding glutamate-5-semialdehyde dehydrogenase: MDIKSQMIELAKNARKAAVTLSHVSSETKDRALIAMAEELVGQTNYLIRENMKDLEHARQAGLSGAMIDRLTLKEATVEGIAKGLGEVAALPDPVGKVTSMWRRPNGLVVGRMRIPLGVIGIIYESRPNVTVDAAALCLKSGNAVILRGGSEAIHSNIAIADILKDVLRKEALPETAIQVVSITDREAVYEMLQLEEYIDLIIPRGGEDLIRAVVNQSRIPVIKHYKGVCHIFIDAAADLEMAVKICMNAKTQRPGVCNAMETLLVHQDIADKFLPMMAQHFWKADVALRGCERTKAILPDIEEATEDDWYREYLDLILSIRIVSNIDEAIAHIEKYGSLHTEAIITRDYDNSQRFLSEVNSSTVLVNASTRFSDGFELGLGAEIGISTTKLHAFGPMGLEELTTTKFIIYGNGQIRT